In Synechococcus sp. RS9909, one genomic interval encodes:
- a CDS encoding phosphatase PAP2 family protein, which produces MLRSFRLRSLPASIAPLAGLGLVLMAPVSRAADANPAAGLTLQVAPLAKAVGQPPRAGSAALARDLSVLRWIQTSRDPQQVRHAWTYLDRVPTAFEPAIGADLSKTAPRIKAGVPAFVKVVETVKDQLKESIARPRPFLSHADLQPCLPLERSKSYPSGHATWYTATSLLLADLLPQRRERLLAVGEQGVAARVTCGVHYPSDVEAGQRLAAAGVAQILASVQWQRFKASVQEEVKALMVPPPAGLPLLFD; this is translated from the coding sequence ATGCTTCGCTCGTTTCGTCTGCGCTCCCTTCCCGCTTCGATCGCCCCGCTCGCTGGCCTTGGGCTGGTGCTCATGGCTCCGGTCTCCCGGGCTGCGGATGCCAATCCGGCGGCGGGGCTGACCCTTCAGGTGGCGCCCCTCGCCAAGGCGGTCGGTCAGCCGCCGCGAGCGGGCAGTGCTGCTCTCGCCAGGGATCTTTCCGTGCTGCGTTGGATCCAGACCAGCCGTGATCCGCAGCAGGTGCGCCATGCCTGGACCTACCTCGATCGGGTGCCCACCGCCTTCGAGCCGGCGATCGGGGCCGACCTCAGTAAGACCGCCCCGCGCATCAAGGCCGGTGTGCCCGCCTTCGTGAAGGTGGTGGAGACGGTGAAAGACCAGCTCAAGGAGTCAATCGCCCGTCCGCGTCCGTTTCTGAGCCACGCCGACCTCCAACCCTGCCTGCCGCTGGAGCGCTCCAAGAGCTACCCCAGTGGCCATGCCACCTGGTACACAGCCACCAGCCTGCTGCTGGCCGATCTGTTGCCGCAGCGGCGCGAGCGATTACTGGCGGTGGGTGAGCAGGGGGTGGCCGCCCGGGTCACCTGCGGCGTGCACTACCCAAGCGATGTGGAGGCCGGACAACGGCTGGCCGCGGCTGGAGTGGCTCAGATCCTTGCCAGCGTCCAATGGCAGCGGTTCAAGGCGTCGGTGCAGGAGGAGGTGAAGGCCCTGATGGTGCCGCCGCCCGCTGGGCTGCCCCTGCTGTTCGACTGA
- the cobI gene encoding precorrin-2 C(20)-methyltransferase, translating to MVIVLNSAAAPPAAGPVSTPGLVLIGVGPGDPEWLTLAAHQALQQAEVVAYPVARRDATGMAATIVKRFLLPEQQRLPLVFPMVRAMESLRPAWIAAADALAAAVRAGRRVVFLCEGDVSLFATGSYVLLALRQHHPDCPVRLIPGVSSVAAAAAQGAWPLALQQEGLLIRPCPDDAAALQRVLRWAKEESTVLALLKLGQRWRWVQPLLAEQQLLHNALFAERIGWPDQTVLPAAAVPAGERPYFSQLLIRQGEGWADG from the coding sequence ATGGTCATCGTTCTGAACAGCGCTGCAGCTCCCCCTGCCGCAGGGCCCGTGTCCACGCCCGGTCTGGTGTTGATCGGGGTTGGTCCGGGGGATCCCGAGTGGCTCACCCTCGCGGCCCATCAGGCCCTGCAGCAGGCGGAGGTGGTGGCTTATCCGGTGGCGAGACGCGACGCCACCGGCATGGCGGCCACGATCGTAAAGCGGTTTCTGCTGCCGGAGCAGCAACGGTTACCCCTGGTGTTTCCGATGGTGCGGGCGATGGAATCGCTGCGACCGGCCTGGATCGCTGCGGCCGATGCGCTGGCGGCGGCGGTAAGGGCCGGTCGGCGTGTGGTGTTTCTCTGCGAGGGGGATGTGTCGCTCTTCGCCACGGGCAGTTATGTGCTGCTCGCGTTGCGGCAGCACCACCCCGACTGTCCGGTGCGCCTGATCCCCGGCGTGTCCTCCGTGGCGGCGGCGGCAGCCCAGGGGGCCTGGCCCCTGGCCCTGCAGCAGGAGGGGTTATTGATTCGTCCCTGCCCCGACGATGCTGCGGCGCTCCAGCGCGTGCTGCGCTGGGCGAAGGAGGAGAGCACGGTGCTGGCCCTGCTCAAGCTGGGCCAGCGTTGGCGCTGGGTGCAGCCGTTGCTGGCGGAGCAACAGCTGCTTCACAACGCCCTGTTCGCTGAGCGGATCGGCTGGCCCGATCAGACGGTGCTGCCGGCGGCGGCGGTGCCGGCTGGGGAGCGGCCCTATTTCTCGC